Part of the Deltaproteobacteria bacterium genome is shown below.
ATTGAATAGGTATTCCCTATAGTAGACGATCGCACAGGGAAGGACAAGAAACAGCAGAAGCTTGAGCACATACTGCCCGTACAGACTTTTCTTTCGCCCTTCTCCTTTGGCCATCGCCCGTTCCACCAGCCGCCTCAGCCACCAGAAGTTGGCTGCCACGATGAATGCCCCCAAGGCCACACCAATGGTCACCGAGAGAGACCTGAACAGGAGACTTCCGGCACAGAGGACTCCTGCCACATAGAGGTTGATCCTCTCGATCGAGTCGATCCTAGAAAGCGTCCAGGCCGTGTTCATTCCTTCCCCTTGTTGGCAGGCCGGTCTTGTTTCTGGATCTCCTTGACAACGCGGAAAAGAGCTCGGAAACCCGCCACCACACCTAGAATCAAGAAGATGAGAGCCATCCATGGCTTTGTACCGAGATAACGGTCAAGGACGATCCCTATAAAGAGCCCGATGGCTACCGAAAGGCCCATTTCAAGGCCGATAGTGCCGTAGTGACCTACCAGGAAGATCAGCCTTTTTGTGCCGTCAGCCTTCAAGCTAATTGCAATGCATTGATTTGTAAGGTTTTTTCCTCCCGGAGAGAGTCCGGGAAGCATGTGATTTTATTAACATACGCTCCCCTCCGTGTCAACCGAATTTTTGCTGTCCTTGCAAAAGCGGAAAGCCGTTGGCTCAGGGGAGGGGTAGAAACGTCTTTTCGCCGCAGCGGACCGCTGTATCCAGAACGTTCTCCTCTGGGGCAAAGGCGCATGTGTACTTCGGGTTGTAGGCACAGTAGGGATTATGAGCACTGTTGAAGTCGACAACGATCATGTCGCCCCCTGCAAGCCTCACATCGACATAGCGTCCGTTCTCGTACGTCTCGTGGCCGTTTGTCTTGTCTCTGAAGGGCAGAAACAGGGTCGACCTTCCCACGAAACGGTAGACGGCTAGGGAGAACTCCCTGTGGTGCATCCGAAACCTGAAGGTACCCACTCTGACGTAGGTTCGGAAATTACCTCTGCTGGTGGGAAGCCTCACGTATTCGGTTTTTCCAGATGAGTTTCTCTCGAGGGGGCCGGAAAAGACGCAGCCGGGGTCGACGGGATAATAGGCCAGTCCCCGGAAGCGTCTCTGATCCTCGGGTCTCAGGGGAGACCTCGGGTCCCAACGGAAAAACCGGTTCTTCTCCTCCCGCTCCCTCTGGATCCTCTCGACCTCGAACGTCCCCTCATCCCCCACGGGTTCAGAGGCATGAGAGAGATGGGAGACGGTGCAGAGGCATCCGAGAACCAGGCTTAACAGGAGAAGTCCTCTGGTCATCTTTCCTTGAACTCCCTACAGGAGCCCGGCCTTGTCCGCACCGGGCTTTGTCGGTCCGACAGGATCCGGGGCCGGCACGGGAAGAAGCCCGTGGGCAGCCCCCCTGCGCTCTCAGGGCCTACCCGCCCATGCTCCTGAAGGCCTTGCGTGCGGCTCCTACGGTTCTTTCCAGGTCCTCCTCGGTGTGGGCCAGGGAGATGAAGGCCGCCTCGAACTGAGAGGGCGGCAGGTAGATACCCTGGTCCAACATGAGGAGAAAATAGCGAGTAAAGGCCTTGGTATCGCTCTTTCTTGCCTCCTCGTAATTCTCCACGGGGGAGGGCGTGAAAAAGACCGTGAGCATGGTACCCACGTGGGAGCACCGGATCTCGATTCCCGCTTCACGGGCGGCCTGGGAGATGCCGTCGCAGAGGAATTCGGCCTTCATCTCCAGGCTCTCATAGACACCCTCTGCCTCAAGGATCTTCAAGGTCTCCAACCCCGCGGTCATGGCCAGGGGATTGCCCGAAAGGGTGCCGGCCTGATAGACCCCCCCGAGAGGTGCAACGAGCTCCATGATCTCCCTTTTTCCGCCGTAGGCACCTACGGGGAGACCGCCGCCTATGATCTTTCCCAGGCAAGTCATGTCCGGGATGACGCCGTACAGACTCTGTGCCCCGCCGTAGGCCACGCGGAAGCCCGTCATGACTTCATCGAAGATGAGTACAATGCCTCTTTCGTCGCAAATCGTGCGCAGGCCTTGGAGAAACCCTTGTCTCGGTGCCACGACACCCATGTTTCCCGCCACCGGCTCAAGGATGACGCAGGCCACCTCCTCCGGGTGGGCTTCGACCAGCGCCTTCACCGAATCGAGGTCGTTGAAGCGGGCCGTCAGGGTGTGCCTTGCGAAGTCGGCGGGAACACCCAAGCTGTCCGGGACCCCCAGGGTCGTCGCCCCTGAGCCCGCCTTGACGAGCAGATAGTCGCCGTGGCCGTGGTAGGCCCCTTCAAATTTGATGACCTTGTCCCGTCCCGTATAGCCCCTGGCCAGGCGGATGGCGGCCATGGTGGCCTCGGTCC
Proteins encoded:
- a CDS encoding ATP synthase subunit I is translated as MNTAWTLSRIDSIERINLYVAGVLCAGSLLFRSLSVTIGVALGAFIVAANFWWLRRLVERAMAKGEGRKKSLYGQYVLKLLLFLVLPCAIVYYREYLFN
- a CDS encoding AtpZ/AtpI family protein, which encodes MLPGLSPGGKNLTNQCIAISLKADGTKRLIFLVGHYGTIGLEMGLSVAIGLFIGIVLDRYLGTKPWMALIFLILGVVAGFRALFRVVKEIQKQDRPANKGKE
- a CDS encoding DUF1684 domain-containing protein, coding for MTRGLLLLSLVLGCLCTVSHLSHASEPVGDEGTFEVERIQREREEKNRFFRWDPRSPLRPEDQRRFRGLAYYPVDPGCVFSGPLERNSSGKTEYVRLPTSRGNFRTYVRVGTFRFRMHHREFSLAVYRFVGRSTLFLPFRDKTNGHETYENGRYVDVRLAGGDMIVVDFNSAHNPYCAYNPKYTCAFAPEENVLDTAVRCGEKTFLPLP
- the hemL gene encoding glutamate-1-semialdehyde 2,1-aminomutase → METERSEALFAQAQKWIPGGVNSPVRAFRTVGIPPRFIDHARGSKLYDSDGNEYIDYVGSWGPMIVGHSHPDVVRALNETAARGLSFGAPTALEVELAHKVIDAVPSLEMVRMVNSGTEATMAAIRLARGYTGRDKVIKFEGAYHGHGDYLLVKAGSGATTLGVPDSLGVPADFARHTLTARFNDLDSVKALVEAHPEEVACVILEPVAGNMGVVAPRQGFLQGLRTICDERGIVLIFDEVMTGFRVAYGGAQSLYGVIPDMTCLGKIIGGGLPVGAYGGKREIMELVAPLGGVYQAGTLSGNPLAMTAGLETLKILEAEGVYESLEMKAEFLCDGISQAAREAGIEIRCSHVGTMLTVFFTPSPVENYEEARKSDTKAFTRYFLLMLDQGIYLPPSQFEAAFISLAHTEEDLERTVGAARKAFRSMGG